In Populus alba chromosome 4, ASM523922v2, whole genome shotgun sequence, the genomic window TTAGACAAAAATTTTTGGGTTAATAATAGTCATCATCGTCCTAGAAGGACTGTATAATTTATaggaaatattattaaactataACAATAGACAACTCAGCAGAGGAAGTGAGTTCTACCTTCCAATGTCTTGGCTTGGGCTTTAACAGTACACAGCAGCATCATTTTCTCTCTGTCTTTCTTTGCCTCCCCCCTCCACAGGGGCACAACCATCTGTCTAAGAGTTGAAAAAACCATCTGtctaaaattcaagaattcacaCCACCccattttcatttttgagaaCCTTCAAATCCcaatataaaactttttttgaTCCTGTCCAAAACTTGAAGAAACCAAAGAGCaaccttaaacaaaaaaaaaaaaaaaaaacagttctgTTAGttaactaatatatattatattcttagTTGGTTTTCATTTTTGGTTTCGCCACCAAAAATGAAGCCAAGACCAACTCTTTTAGTCTCGATAgctttctttgtgtttttctcATTGAATTCGTTATCTACCGTGGAGTCAGATCTAGCTTCCGAGAGGGCAGCTTTGGTAACTCTACGTGATGCAGTTGGAGGCAGATCACTTTTGTGGAACCTGTCAGAGCATCCATGTCAATGGGTGGGAGTGTTTTGTGACCAAAAGAACAGTACGGTTGTTGAGTTAAGGTTACCTGCCATGGGATTTTCAGGGAAGCTGCCTGTTGCACTTGGAAATTTAACAAGTTTGCAAACACTGTCTTTGAGGTTCAATGCACTTTCAGGGCAAATTCCAGCTGATATAGGCGATATTATTTCTCTACGTAATCTTTATTTGCAAGGGAACTTCTTTTCTGGGGAGATTCCTGAATTCTTGTTCAAGTTACAGAACTTGGTAAGGTTAAACTTGGCTAATAATAACTTCTCTGGTGTGATCTCTCCAAGTTTTAATAACTTGACTAGGTTGGATACTTTGTATTTGGAGAGGAATCAGCTTACTGGTTCCATTCCTGACTTGAATTTGCCACTTGATCAATTCAATGtttcttttaacaatttgaCCGGTCCTATTCCTCAGAAGTTGTCTAGTAAGCCTGCAAGTGCTTTTCAAGGGACCTTGCTTTGTGGGGGACCTTTGGTTTCTTGCAATGGCACTTCAAATGGTGGTGATAAGTTGTCTGGTGGAGCAATTGCTGGGATTGTTATTGGATGTGTAATtggatttttgttaattttattgatctTGATCTTCTTGTGTCGACGAAAGAGAGACAAAAAAGAAGTAGGGTCTAAAGATGTTGAGCAGCAAAGGGAAAGAGAAGTTGAGATCCCCGGTGAGAAGGCGGCCGGGGGGAGTGGTAATGTGAGTGCAGGGCAAACTGGGGCGGTGGTGAAAAGTGAAGCTAAGAGTAGTGGAACTAAGAATTTGGTGTTCTTCGGGAACGCGGTGAGGGCATTTGATTTGGAGGACTTGTTGAAAGCTTCCGCAGAGGTTTTGGGGAAGGGAACGTTTGGTACTGCCTATAAGGCCACTTTGGATGTGGGGTTGGTGGTGGCTGTGAAGAGGCTGAAGGAAGTAACGGTACCGGAGAAGGAATTTAGAGAGAAGATTGAAGGGGTTGGAAAAATGAATCATGAGAATTTGGTTCCATTGAGGGCTTATTATTACAGCCGGGATGAAAAGCTTCTTGTTCATGATTACATGCCCATGGGAAGCTTATCTGCACTTTTGCATGGTGAGCACTGCCTTCTTCTTTCATAATGTTTAATTCCCGTTTGGTTCCTTATagtttctgttctttttctttcctaacCGTCTTGATTGTTGGATTTTTCATATGTCTGGTATATGATTCTGTTATCTTTCAAGACTAATTACTTGATTTTGGGTATTCTGACATGCTTATTTCATGTAATAAAACTGCTGATACTTTCGTATAATTCTGTCATGTAATTCCTATCTGGAAATCGCATTTTGCAGAATGAGATTTACCGCGTGTAATTTAAAATCCTAAACTATGCTTTTATTTGATAGAAGTCATGTTTCATTGGATCATTGACAATTGAAGTCCTCTTAAACTGCCATGAGAGAATAGTTATAAATGGACAACTGCAGTTTAGTTGCATTCTGGTCTCTTGAAAGCATTCAATCATGGTTTTATGTGTAGATGTTAGCATCTGTCTCTTGAAACTATTTGAGAATTTTGAGAATTGAGATACATGAGCAGCAGATTAAGGTAAATATATGTTGTTTTTGCTTGTTATAACATTTGGTTTCAACTGCAGGAAATAAAGGTTCTGGCAGGACTCCATTGAATTGGGAGACAAGGTCTGCAATTGCTCTTGGAGCTGCCAGAGGGATTGCGTACATCCACTCTCAGGGCCCTGCAAACTCTCATGGAAACATTAAGTCATCAAATATCCTCCTCACCACTTCGTTTGAAGCCCGTGTCTCTGACTTCGGCCTCGCACACCTAGCAGGTCCTACTCCCACTCCCAACCGCATCGATGGCTATCGTGCACCAGAGGTGACGGATGCTCGTAAAGTATCCCAAAAGGCTGATGTCTACAGCTTTGGTATATTGCTGTTGGAATTGCTCACAGGGAAGGCTCCAACACATACGCAATTGAATGATGAGGGTGTAGACCTTCCAAGATGGGTCCAATCTGTTGTCAGAGAAGAATGGTCTGCTGAGGTGTTTGATCCTGAGCTTCTTCGATACCAGACTGTAGAGGAGGATATGGTTCAGCTCCTACAGCTTGCAAGCGATTGCACTGCTCAATATCCTGACAACCGCCCTTCAATGTCCGAGGTGAGAAGCCGAATGGAGGACCTTTGTCGTTCTAGCTCACAAGAACATGACATTATCGATGACAAGTCCTCTTAACATACTTATGGGGTTGATTCAGATGCACCACCATCTtcttaaatgacaaaaaaaatcataaatctctCCATGTTTCCCGGTTTTCATACATTGTTTAATGCAATGcttcatttgtttgtttgttcttGGGTTCATCTTGTTTGTGAACTCCTTTCCCATTTCCTTCTGTTCATTTTTCCTTTACCTGTTTTCATAGCTGCAGTTTacttctgcattttgttttaccTTTGATGCTGTTTCTTATAGGAGAACTCCAACAGTATTATTCTTACTTGGCTGTGTGAAAGTGTGAATAACCAGCAAATTATTTCAGTTGAGTACATGGTCCTGTAATTCTTTAAACATCattatttactttttctttgGTATTTTCCTCTGTAAGCTTTTGGCCATGGATGTTAAGCTCTTGCTGTGTCAGATTTTGTTACCCATAGGCTTTTTTAATAGGAGATGAGTGATCAAGGCATTATTCTGCAATAAATAATCATGATTTAAGAGGCAGGCGCTGTGTCAAGTTGAACATCAATCAAGGGTCATGTCCATTCATAGTTTGATTCGGACAAAGACTTGTTCTTGCCTTTCTCATTGTGATACATCGATCAAGACAGAAGCATCCTTCTTGAGGTCACGCCAATTTCTTGCCACTCGTGTTAATGGGAAACAACGCTTGACAacatttcagaaaatatggctttTGCTCCTTCTTCAgcttttttgaactttttggTGATTAGTTTCAACAAAATCACTTCgtaattaagattaaaattcGGTTCATGCTTGCCATTTTCGGTCACTTCCTATCATTATTTCTAGCAATCCAACAATATGGCATGTTTCCTCATGGTCTGTGATTTTATCCCCTTGTGTTCTCTACACTGTTGCAACTCCCTATCTACTATTAGCTGGAAAGGGTTTTACAAGATCGAGCCAAAGATTTGACTTGTTCATGGGGTTCctcttcaaaattcaatattataGCGTTTAGTTACTGTCTCGAGATAGAAAAGACAGAGataaaaacatagaaaagaCATGTATTTCCTtacgttttttattttaaaaacacagaaATTCACACCAAAACTATCAtagaaacatatttattttgtgtCTTGCTTTTATCTCTTCgataaaatgcttttttttttttaatctatctcTTCTATCCCAGAACACTAACCAAACACAATGCAAGAAACTCCAgcatttccttctcttttttctgcATATTGACAGAACTATAGCTACCCTGTGATTAAACAAATTTAGAAAATCCTTTGCCTTAGCTTCTGGTAGATTAGCTTTGGTTTGTTGAAACTGAGTTGTATTAAGATGCTTTACAAAGAATGAAATCCTCTTTGATGTTCAAATCAAATTGCATTATGTTGCCTTTCGCTATTGTAATTGCTTCTGGTACAAATCTAATTTGTTCAAACTGAGTTGTATTAGTTGGCTTCATGAGTAGGGCCATATGGAGCTTGTCATTTATAGATTCCCAGCTCAGATCCTTGTGTCCCTTTTCTTTCTGGTATCATTAAATGCTAAGTCAAGACAATATGAAATCCACAAGAGAATTAATATGTTAGGTCAGATGTCCTTGCTAAATTGATTGTGAAAAACTAATAGCTTTTACAACGtctcaaaatgatttttgaaatcttagatttggtaaaagaaaagataagcgATTGCAATTTATACCTTTcagatttcaaattaattttttaaaaaaaaaatcatagcatCCGTTGTCTTAACTatgtttcttaaaataaaaaattctttaaatgatattaatttaataattttggttaCAATTGATGTGACTAAAGTTGATATCACTCTTAGATCTAAGTATTGTATATAAGAAACTATAGttttattatctatttaaattaatgattttttatttgatgtttttttcttagacCCAATATTCCAGTCAAGAAAgttattaaagaagaagaagaaatatagCACTATGAAAGCAGAAAAAGACCTAACTAAAGACATGATGAACCAAATCCATAGAGGCAAGTTAGGGAAAAGACTTGACCATtaacaaacatatttttcttgaaacTAACTCGAGATCTTCGTTGATTTTCCTAgaagtttttgtttaaaatacaCACAACTGGAACCAATTATGCAACCTTGGAAATCACTCATGAAATTGGGATCATACCTTACATGTCCTATATGATCTAGGAATTAACGTGGAAACAACCTATGCAGATCACAAATTTGTACTTTCAATGTTTGTTTAACATATGCTCCCGTTATTTTAGTAAGAATTAAGTGGAAAATTGATGGTGAAATGGCACAAGAATGTGGACCTTTCAACATTATTGTAATCATTCGTTAACAAATCTACGACAAACATAAAGTATTTGATGCTTACCATTAACGAAATTCCAGTAGCTGTTGTCTGCCATCTGTAGGAACCAAGGTCTCCAATGCATAGTGGCAGCCATGATTAGTAATGGGGTGGCACTTTGATTATTAGAAGGATGATAATCTAGTTGGGAGTTTAGGACATGGTTGGCACACCCAACTGTCATGTGGGTtgcaattattaattaattattgaccaatataagaaaaagaaaccctATTTGGTGCTCACCTTTTCAATCCAGCAAAGTTTTCTTGTGTTTACAAATTACTTGACACCATAACCTGTTTTCGCCAAAGTTTTAACAGATCCCAGCTCACAACTTTCAGCTTTCTGCAATCCCAAGGCACCACTCACCAGTTACGCCTAAATATGGATAAATTATCACATTGATTTGCAATTATTGAGGGTGTTCTTAGTGGTAGAGGGAGCTGCAGATCAAGAATGTTATCCATGAAGCATTCTTCGTATGGCCGGAAGAGATGCAGAAAGGAAAAGGTGTTTCATGTTCCTCCCCTTCAAGAAAAGAGGGGTTTGAAAATTCTTTTAGTTCCTGCTTTCTCCAAACCTCCAGAAGTGCATGAAACACAGGGGCTCAAATGATACTACCCCTCTGCCCTTCAATAAAGtgctgcttttgtttctttaggGCATTGATCATCATGCTTCAATAAATATATGCACAGTAGTACACATACAGGCATgacaaaatagaagaaaactaACAAACAAGCAGGCTTGCTCAAATTCAGAAAATAAGAATACAagaggaaataaattaaaagaaattgcaTGAATAACTCGCTGCAATCATTATGGTACTGTACAGAATATTCAGAATGAAACAAGGAATCAAAAACCAATAAACAAATTCCAGCAGGACGCACTCTATTGCCTACCCTGCATCTATGCTTAAGTTCTTCACCTTCTCTTCTGTAAAAGAAAGCATTGACTAGGAGAAGGTCAAACTACTGATGAATTTGCTGTTTTTGAGTGCTTGATAAGCCAGTCGATGACCATGCCTATGTTTATGGAGTCCTTGCATGAGATCATATAGCAGCACACCTCTCTATCTGCGATTGATTCAAGACCGCTGAAACcatccaacaaaaaacaaaggaaattatGTCTACATTTGACTATTGAGGGACAAAAGTtgaaaaggaatatatatagCATACTAGGACTAATACGGTTTACTAACTCACAGCTGATCCACCAAAGCTTGCTTGGACAGAGCTTCTGACTTGTCAATTTTGTTGCCAACGACAAGCAAAGGGATTCCACTTAAAGAAGGTTTTGTTAGGAGGTCATGTAACTCACTTCTTGAAATGGGAACGCTGTCTCTATCAGCTGCATCAACTACATACCTGTCTTTGCATCAATCAGGAGACAAACAAAAGAGTTAGTCCATTAAACAGACACCAAGGAGAAGAAAACATCAGATATCATCCACTGATGCTCTAACAAACTAAAGGAGTGAAGgtgatagaaaaagaaaacatgaaatcTGACAACAATTGGGAtaagagaaattattttaaattaaaaaatatatcatcttccCTTATTTTCCATTACTGAAAGGAACATGACTTCTTACATTTGAGGAGAAGATGAAATTTCTGTC contains:
- the LOC118048815 gene encoding probable inactive receptor kinase At1g48480, encoding MKPRPTLLVSIAFFVFFSLNSLSTVESDLASERAALVTLRDAVGGRSLLWNLSEHPCQWVGVFCDQKNSTVVELRLPAMGFSGKLPVALGNLTSLQTLSLRFNALSGQIPADIGDIISLRNLYLQGNFFSGEIPEFLFKLQNLVRLNLANNNFSGVISPSFNNLTRLDTLYLERNQLTGSIPDLNLPLDQFNVSFNNLTGPIPQKLSSKPASAFQGTLLCGGPLVSCNGTSNGGDKLSGGAIAGIVIGCVIGFLLILLILIFLCRRKRDKKEVGSKDVEQQREREVEIPGEKAAGGSGNVSAGQTGAVVKSEAKSSGTKNLVFFGNAVRAFDLEDLLKASAEVLGKGTFGTAYKATLDVGLVVAVKRLKEVTVPEKEFREKIEGVGKMNHENLVPLRAYYYSRDEKLLVHDYMPMGSLSALLHGNKGSGRTPLNWETRSAIALGAARGIAYIHSQGPANSHGNIKSSNILLTTSFEARVSDFGLAHLAGPTPTPNRIDGYRAPEVTDARKVSQKADVYSFGILLLELLTGKAPTHTQLNDEGVDLPRWVQSVVREEWSAEVFDPELLRYQTVEEDMVQLLQLASDCTAQYPDNRPSMSEVRSRMEDLCRSSSQEHDIIDDKSS
- the LOC118049275 gene encoding ADP-ribosylation factor-like protein 8c — its product is MGLLDSLLNWLRSLFFKQEMELSLVGLQNAGKTSLVNSIATGGYSEDMIPTVGFNMRKVTKGNVTIKLWDLGGQRRFRTMWERYCRGVTAILYVVDAADRDSVPISRSELHDLLTKPSLSGIPLLVVGNKIDKSEALSKQALVDQLGLESIADREVCCYMISCKDSINIGMVIDWLIKHSKTANSSVV